One segment of Bacteroides caecimuris DNA contains the following:
- a CDS encoding patatin-like phospholipase family protein: MEVFTNNRNSRKYQIGYALSGGFIKGFAHLGVMQALLEHDIKPEIISGVSAGALAGVFYADGNEPHKVLDYFSGHKFQDLTKLVIPKKGLFDLCEFIDFLRTNIKAKNLEDLQLPLIITATDLDHGRMVHFHRGSIAERVAASCCMPVMFAPVNIDGTNYVDGGLMMNLPVSTLRRVCNKVVAVNVSPIMAQDYKMNIVSIAMRSFHFMFRANTFPEREKCDLLIEPYNLYGYSNTELEKAEEIFEQGYNTANEVLNQLLEEKREIWK; the protein is encoded by the coding sequence AAAGGATTTGCCCATCTGGGAGTTATGCAAGCTCTTCTAGAGCATGATATTAAACCGGAAATCATTTCTGGAGTAAGCGCAGGAGCACTTGCCGGTGTCTTTTATGCAGATGGCAACGAACCCCACAAAGTACTAGATTATTTCTCCGGACATAAATTCCAAGATTTAACCAAACTGGTAATTCCTAAAAAAGGGCTATTTGACCTTTGTGAATTTATAGACTTTCTCCGGACCAACATAAAAGCAAAGAACTTAGAAGATTTGCAACTTCCTCTGATTATCACAGCAACCGACCTTGATCATGGACGTATGGTACACTTTCATCGCGGCAGTATTGCTGAACGGGTTGCTGCTTCTTGTTGTATGCCTGTTATGTTCGCGCCAGTCAATATAGATGGCACAAACTATGTTGACGGAGGATTGATGATGAATCTTCCTGTCTCCACCTTGCGTAGAGTGTGTAATAAAGTGGTGGCAGTTAACGTAAGCCCCATTATGGCACAAGACTACAAAATGAATATTGTCAGTATTGCTATGCGCTCATTCCATTTCATGTTTCGCGCCAACACTTTTCCTGAAAGAGAAAAGTGTGATTTACTCATCGAACCATACAATCTATACGGATATAGCAATACCGAACTGGAGAAAGCAGAAGAAATCTTCGAACAAGGATACAATACAGCCAATGAGGTGCTTAATCAACTGTTGGAAGAAAAAAGGGAAATATGGAAATAA
- a CDS encoding alpha-amylase family glycosyl hydrolase, giving the protein MNDENKIIIYQVFTRLFGNNNNHCVYNGDITTNGCGKMADFTLKALGEIKKLGTTHIWYTGIIEHATQTDYRRYNISPDHPAIVKGKAGSPYAIKDYYDVDPDLANDVQGRMKEFENLVHRTHRAGLKVIIDFVPNHVARQYHSDAQPDGTTELGANDDSSQSFSPYNNFYYIPQAELHAQFDMKNGATEPYREFPAKATGNNRFDATPNITDWYETVKLNYGVDYQNGGTCHFSPTPDTWIKMLDILLFWASKNIDGFRCDMAEMVPVEFWEWAIPQVKEVYPEVLFIAEVYNPNEYRNYLFRGKFDYLYDKVGLYDTLRNVACGYESATAITHCWQSLNGIEKKMLNFLENHDEQRIASDFFAGNPRKGIPALIVSACMNTNPMMIYFGQEFGELGMDSEGFSGRDGRTTIFDYWSVDTIRRWRNGGKFDGKMLTEEHKHLYSIYQKVLTLCNKEQAIRKGVFFDLMYANINGWRFNEHKQYTFMRKYKNEILFFVINFDSQLVDVAINVPSHAFDFLQIPQMESYQAIDLMTGAEEEISLLPYKTTNVSVGGYNGKILKITF; this is encoded by the coding sequence ATGAATGACGAAAATAAAATAATTATCTATCAAGTGTTCACCCGTCTGTTCGGAAATAACAACAATCATTGTGTTTACAACGGAGACATTACCACCAACGGTTGTGGGAAAATGGCTGATTTCACGCTCAAAGCACTTGGTGAAATCAAAAAATTAGGTACTACACATATATGGTATACAGGCATCATCGAACATGCCACTCAAACGGATTATCGCCGTTATAATATCAGTCCGGACCACCCTGCCATTGTGAAAGGAAAAGCAGGTTCTCCTTATGCCATCAAGGATTATTATGATGTAGATCCTGACTTGGCCAATGACGTACAGGGGCGTATGAAAGAATTTGAAAACCTAGTACACCGTACTCATCGAGCAGGTTTAAAAGTAATCATAGATTTTGTACCTAATCATGTAGCACGCCAATACCATTCGGACGCACAGCCCGACGGTACAACGGAATTGGGGGCTAACGACGACTCCAGCCAGTCTTTCAGTCCATACAATAATTTTTATTACATCCCACAAGCGGAACTTCATGCCCAGTTCGATATGAAAAACGGAGCAACAGAGCCTTACCGGGAATTTCCGGCTAAAGCTACCGGTAACAATCGTTTTGATGCTACGCCCAATATCACCGACTGGTATGAAACAGTGAAATTAAATTATGGAGTGGATTATCAGAATGGCGGTACCTGCCACTTCTCCCCGACCCCGGACACTTGGATAAAGATGCTGGACATTCTTCTTTTCTGGGCGTCGAAGAACATTGACGGTTTCCGTTGTGACATGGCAGAAATGGTTCCCGTTGAGTTTTGGGAATGGGCTATTCCTCAAGTAAAAGAGGTTTATCCTGAAGTACTCTTCATCGCAGAAGTCTATAATCCCAATGAATATCGTAACTATCTGTTCCGTGGCAAGTTTGATTATCTATATGATAAGGTAGGATTGTATGATACATTACGAAATGTAGCCTGCGGATATGAATCTGCCACTGCAATCACTCATTGCTGGCAAAGCCTGAATGGAATCGAGAAAAAAATGCTCAACTTTTTGGAGAATCACGATGAGCAACGTATTGCATCTGATTTCTTTGCCGGTAATCCGCGTAAAGGAATTCCTGCACTAATTGTTTCTGCATGTATGAACACCAATCCTATGATGATCTATTTCGGTCAGGAGTTCGGAGAGCTGGGTATGGATAGCGAAGGATTCAGCGGAAGAGACGGACGGACTACCATATTTGATTATTGGAGCGTAGATACTATACGCCGTTGGCGTAACGGAGGAAAGTTTGATGGGAAAATGCTTACTGAGGAACATAAGCATCTCTACTCTATTTATCAAAAAGTACTGACACTGTGCAACAAAGAGCAGGCAATCAGGAAAGGGGTATTTTTTGATTTAATGTATGCCAATATAAATGGATGGCGTTTCAATGAGCATAAACAATATACTTTTATGCGGAAATACAAAAACGAGATTCTGTTTTTCGTTATTAATTTCGACAGTCAACTGGTAGATGTTGCCATCAACGTGCCTTCACATGCCTTCGATTTTTTGCAAATTCCTCAAATGGAGTCTTATCAGGCTATCGATTTGATGACCGGTGCTGAAGAAGAAATAAGCTTATTACCTTATAAAACGACAAATGTTTCAGTTGGAGGTTATAACGGAAAAATTTTAAAGATTACTTTTTAG
- a CDS encoding alpha amylase C-terminal domain-containing protein — translation MEKTLNLIKNDPWLQPFAGAITGRRQHALDKKAELTNKGKQTLSDFASGYLYFGLHRTDKGWTFREWAPNATHIYMVGTFNNWEEKAAYKLKKLKNGNWEINLPADAIHHGDLYKLNVYWEGGQGERIPAWATRVVQDEQTKIFSAQVWAPEKPYKFKKKTFKPNTNPLLIYECHIGMAQREEKVGTYNEFREKILPRIAEEGYNCIQIMAIQEHPYYGSFGYHVSSFFAASSRFGTPDELKALIDAAHEMGIAVIMDIVHSHAVKNEVEGLGNFAGDPNQYFYPGVRREHPAWDSLCFDYGKNEVIHFLLSNCKYWLEEYKFDGFRFDGVTSMLYYSHGLGEAFCNYGDYFNGYQDDNAICYLTLANEVIHQVNPKAITIAEEVSGMPGLAAKVEDGGYGFDYRMAMNIPDYWIKTIKEKIDEDWKPSSMFWEVTNRRQDEKTISYAESHDQALVGDKTIIFRLIDADMYWHMQKGDENYVVNRGIALHKMIRLLTSSTINGGYLNFMGNEFGHPEWIDFPREGNGWSCKYARRQWDLVDNKNLTYHYMGDFDKDMLKVLKSVKNFQTTPVQEIWHNDGDQVLAYGRKDLIFVFNFNPKQSFADYGFLVTPGAYEVILNTDDVAFGGNGLADDSVVHFTIADPLYSKEKKEWLKLYIPARTAVVLRKKK, via the coding sequence ATGGAAAAGACACTTAATCTCATAAAAAACGATCCCTGGCTGCAACCTTTTGCCGGTGCTATCACCGGGCGTCGTCAGCATGCATTAGACAAGAAAGCTGAATTGACGAATAAAGGGAAACAAACCCTTTCAGATTTTGCATCGGGGTATCTTTATTTTGGATTGCATCGCACCGATAAGGGATGGACTTTCCGTGAATGGGCGCCCAATGCTACTCATATTTATATGGTGGGTACATTTAATAATTGGGAGGAAAAAGCGGCCTATAAGCTGAAAAAACTAAAGAATGGCAATTGGGAAATTAACCTGCCGGCGGATGCCATTCATCATGGCGATCTATACAAGCTGAATGTATACTGGGAAGGCGGACAAGGCGAGCGTATTCCTGCATGGGCTACCCGTGTGGTGCAGGATGAACAGACCAAGATATTCAGCGCACAAGTCTGGGCTCCGGAGAAACCCTATAAATTCAAAAAGAAAACATTCAAGCCCAATACGAATCCACTGTTGATTTATGAATGTCATATCGGAATGGCACAACGGGAGGAAAAAGTGGGCACTTATAACGAATTCCGCGAGAAAATACTTCCTCGTATTGCTGAAGAGGGGTATAACTGTATCCAGATAATGGCCATTCAGGAACATCCTTATTATGGAAGTTTCGGCTATCATGTATCCAGCTTTTTTGCAGCCTCTTCCCGTTTTGGTACTCCCGACGAATTGAAGGCATTAATCGATGCCGCTCATGAGATGGGAATTGCTGTGATTATGGACATTGTTCATTCACATGCAGTGAAGAATGAAGTAGAAGGATTAGGAAACTTTGCCGGTGATCCGAATCAGTATTTCTATCCGGGCGTTCGTCGCGAACATCCGGCTTGGGATTCTCTATGTTTCGATTATGGCAAGAACGAAGTGATTCACTTCCTGTTATCTAACTGCAAATACTGGCTGGAAGAATATAAATTTGACGGCTTCCGTTTTGACGGAGTCACTTCTATGCTATATTATAGTCACGGTTTGGGTGAAGCCTTCTGTAACTATGGAGATTATTTCAACGGTTATCAGGATGATAATGCAATTTGTTACCTGACATTGGCTAATGAAGTGATTCATCAGGTAAATCCGAAAGCGATAACCATTGCGGAAGAAGTTTCCGGTATGCCGGGGCTGGCTGCAAAAGTAGAAGATGGCGGTTACGGCTTCGATTATCGTATGGCCATGAACATTCCGGACTATTGGATCAAGACAATCAAAGAAAAGATTGATGAGGACTGGAAACCTTCCAGCATGTTCTGGGAAGTAACCAACCGTCGTCAGGATGAAAAGACCATTTCGTATGCAGAAAGCCACGACCAAGCATTAGTGGGAGACAAGACAATTATCTTCCGTTTGATTGATGCTGATATGTACTGGCACATGCAAAAGGGAGATGAAAATTATGTTGTCAACCGTGGTATCGCTTTGCACAAGATGATTCGTTTATTGACCTCTTCAACCATTAACGGAGGTTATCTGAACTTCATGGGAAATGAATTCGGTCATCCCGAATGGATTGACTTCCCGCGTGAAGGTAACGGATGGTCATGTAAATATGCCCGTCGCCAATGGGATTTGGTAGACAACAAGAATCTGACTTATCATTATATGGGTGATTTTGATAAGGATATGCTGAAAGTTCTGAAGAGCGTGAAAAACTTTCAAACGACACCTGTTCAGGAAATATGGCATAATGATGGCGATCAAGTATTGGCATACGGCCGTAAAGACCTTATATTTGTCTTTAACTTTAATCCGAAACAGTCATTTGCCGATTATGGATTCCTGGTAACTCCGGGAGCCTATGAAGTAATACTGAATACGGACGACGTTGCATTTGGAGGAAACGGTTTGGCTGATGATTCTGTAGTGCACTTCACTATTGCCGATCCGTTGTACAGTAAGGAAAAGAAAGAGTGGTTGAAGCTCTACATTCCTGCCCGTACCGCCGTAGTGCTTAGAAAGAAGAAATAA
- a CDS encoding YhcH/YjgK/YiaL family protein: MVVDTLENLEKYASLNPLFAQAIDFLKSHDLQAMEIGKTELKGKDLFVNIAQTKPKTKEEAKLETHNEFIDIQIPLSGTEIMGYTAAKDCVPANAPYNAEKDITFFEGLAETYVAVKPGMFAIFFPQDGHAPGITPDGVKKVIVKVKA; this comes from the coding sequence ATGGTAGTAGATACTTTAGAAAATCTGGAGAAATATGCGTCTTTAAATCCTTTGTTTGCACAAGCCATTGACTTTTTGAAGTCTCATGACCTCCAAGCCATGGAAATTGGTAAGACAGAACTGAAAGGGAAAGATCTGTTCGTGAATATCGCACAAACTAAACCTAAAACAAAAGAGGAAGCCAAACTGGAGACTCATAACGAATTTATTGATATTCAAATCCCGTTGTCGGGAACAGAAATTATGGGGTATACCGCTGCTAAAGATTGTGTTCCGGCAAATGCACCTTATAACGCAGAAAAAGACATTACTTTCTTTGAAGGATTGGCAGAAACATACGTTGCCGTAAAACCGGGAATGTTTGCTATCTTCTTCCCGCAAGACGGTCATGCCCCCGGCATCACTCCAGATGGTGTGAAAAAAGTAATTGTAAAAGTAAAAGCATAA
- a CDS encoding DUF2461 domain-containing protein: MIKMNIPVIFQFLKALSANNNREWFNEHKAEYETARAEFDNFLATVIARISLFDETIRGIQPKDCTYRIYRDTRFSADKTPYKIHFGGYINAKGKKSDHCGYYVHLQPDGSMLAGGSLCLPSNILKAVRQSIYDNIEEFVAIVEDPEFKKYFPVIGEDFLKTAPKGFPKDFKYVDYLKCKEYVCSYNVPDDFFTRPDMLEQMDKAFRQFKRFADFINYTIDDFE, translated from the coding sequence ATGATAAAGATGAACATACCCGTTATCTTTCAGTTTTTAAAAGCTCTTTCCGCGAATAATAATCGTGAGTGGTTTAATGAGCACAAGGCAGAATATGAAACAGCCCGTGCCGAGTTCGACAACTTTTTGGCAACAGTGATTGCCCGCATTTCCCTGTTTGATGAAACTATCCGGGGGATTCAACCCAAAGACTGTACTTATCGCATTTACCGGGATACCCGCTTCTCTGCGGATAAAACACCTTATAAAATACATTTCGGCGGCTATATCAATGCCAAAGGAAAGAAATCCGACCATTGTGGATATTATGTCCACTTGCAACCGGATGGTTCGATGCTTGCCGGAGGAAGCTTGTGTCTGCCTTCCAATATCCTGAAAGCAGTGCGTCAGTCTATTTATGACAATATCGAAGAATTTGTTGCGATTGTAGAAGATCCGGAGTTTAAGAAATACTTTCCGGTGATAGGGGAGGATTTTCTGAAAACAGCTCCGAAAGGCTTCCCGAAAGACTTCAAGTATGTCGATTATTTGAAATGTAAAGAGTATGTTTGTTCATATAATGTTCCTGATGACTTCTTTACCCGGCCGGATATGTTGGAACAGATGGACAAAGCGTTCCGCCAGTTCAAGCGGTTTGCTGATTTTATAAATTATACGATTGATGATTTTGAATAA
- a CDS encoding aminotransferase class IV family protein encodes MYPFIETIRIEDGQIYNLDYHTERFNRTRAVFWKDSVPLDLCKYISPPVLNGIHKCRIVYGKEVEEVTYAPYQIRQVSSLHLIESDTINYTYKSTHREELNALYAQRGMADDILIVKDGYLTDTSIANIALYDGHTWFTPAHPLLRGTKRAELLNKQLIVEKDIAQVHLNDYSHIMLFNAMIDWERIVLPVNEEHFIL; translated from the coding sequence ATGTACCCATTTATTGAGACTATCCGGATAGAGGATGGACAGATTTATAATCTTGATTATCACACAGAGCGTTTCAATAGGACCCGTGCGGTCTTTTGGAAAGATAGTGTTCCGCTTGATTTGTGTAAGTATATATCGCCACCAGTTTTAAATGGGATTCATAAATGCCGGATTGTGTATGGAAAAGAAGTAGAAGAAGTCACGTATGCTCCCTATCAGATACGGCAAGTGTCCTCTTTGCATCTGATAGAATCCGATACCATTAATTACACTTACAAAAGCACACATCGGGAAGAACTGAACGCTTTGTATGCCCAAAGAGGAATGGCAGATGATATTTTAATCGTGAAAGACGGATATCTGACAGATACTTCTATTGCCAATATCGCCCTCTACGATGGCCACACATGGTTTACTCCGGCTCATCCGTTACTTCGGGGAACGAAGCGGGCGGAACTTCTGAATAAGCAATTGATTGTTGAGAAAGACATCGCGCAAGTGCATTTAAACGACTATTCTCATATCATGTTATTCAACGCCATGATTGACTGGGAGCGTATTGTATTGCCTGTAAATGAGGAACATTTCATCCTATAA
- a CDS encoding aminodeoxychorismate synthase component I — protein sequence MHLYNKEQAIKRMNQFGQHHRPFVFIINYLQDASYIEEVAAIDSTELLYNLNGFTNQATSTEKYTPSFSAKLANSIHWQPSAESFYSYQRSFNIVRQNILAGNSFLTNLTCRTPVDTNLTLKDIYDHSKAIYKLWVKDTFTVFSPEIFVRIHQGKISSYPMKGTIDASIPSAAQLLMNDPKEAAEHATIVDLIRNDLSMVANQVSVSRYRYIDTLQTNQGAILQTSSEIQGVLPENYPEHLGELIFRLLPAGSITGAPKKKTMQIIREAETYDRGFYTGIMGYSDGTNLDSAVMIRFVEQEGEKMYFKSGGGITCQSDAESEYNEMKQKVYVPIY from the coding sequence ATGCACTTATATAATAAGGAACAGGCCATCAAACGGATGAATCAATTTGGACAACATCATCGTCCTTTTGTTTTTATCATCAATTATCTGCAGGACGCATCTTATATAGAAGAGGTTGCCGCTATTGATTCTACTGAACTTTTGTATAATCTGAATGGATTTACCAATCAAGCTACGTCAACAGAAAAGTATACACCCTCTTTTTCAGCTAAACTAGCGAACTCTATCCATTGGCAGCCTTCTGCAGAATCTTTCTATTCCTATCAACGCTCGTTTAATATTGTTCGACAGAATATCTTGGCAGGAAATAGTTTTCTCACAAATCTGACTTGTCGCACTCCGGTAGATACCAATCTCACTCTGAAAGATATTTATGATCACTCTAAAGCGATTTATAAGCTATGGGTTAAAGACACTTTTACTGTTTTTTCTCCAGAAATATTTGTGAGAATTCATCAGGGAAAAATTAGTTCATACCCGATGAAAGGGACTATTGACGCTTCCATTCCTTCTGCTGCCCAATTATTGATGAACGATCCTAAAGAGGCGGCAGAACACGCTACTATCGTAGACTTGATTCGTAATGATTTAAGCATGGTTGCCAATCAAGTGTCTGTTTCCCGGTATCGGTATATCGATACGTTGCAGACTAATCAGGGAGCAATTCTTCAAACAAGCTCTGAAATTCAAGGTGTATTGCCGGAAAACTATCCGGAACATTTGGGAGAACTTATTTTCCGACTTTTGCCAGCCGGTTCCATTACCGGTGCCCCCAAGAAAAAAACGATGCAGATTATTCGGGAAGCTGAAACCTACGACAGAGGATTTTATACAGGAATTATGGGCTATTCGGATGGAACTAATTTGGATAGTGCCGTTATGATACGTTTTGTAGAACAGGAAGGAGAAAAAATGTATTTTAAAAGTGGAGGTGGAATAACCTGTCAGAGCGATGCGGAAAGCGAATATAACGAAATGAAACAAAAAGTATATGTACCCATTTATTGA
- a CDS encoding AbgT family transporter: MKNKWRMPHPATMFLLLTMAVVFLSWICDIYGLKVTLPQTGEDIRVQSLLSPEGIRWWLRNAIKNFTGFAPLGMVIIAMFGLGVAQHSGFIDACIRMGVGNRQEKRKIILWVIVLGLLSNAIGDGGYIILLPIAAMLFQWVGLHPIAGIVTAYVSVACGYSANIVLSTMDPLLAHTTQEAALAQTGYQGNTEPLCNYFFMSASTVVITAIVYWITRKWLLPTLGKYEGSVKVVAYHPLSRKERRAIMISIVVAAVYVALILWLTFSSYGILRGVNGGLMHSPFIAGILFLLSLGAGITGMAYGFSSGRYRTDNDVIEGLTQPMKLLGVYFVIAFFAAQMFACFEYSHLDKCLAIMGADLLSSFEPAPLSALILFILFTALINLIMVSATSKWAFMSFIFIPMFAQMGIAPDIAQCAFRIGDSSTNAITPFLFYMPLVLTYMRQYDKQITYGSLLKYTWRYSLGILVAWTLMFIVWYLLKIPMGL, from the coding sequence ATGAAGAATAAATGGCGTATGCCCCATCCCGCTACGATGTTCCTTCTGCTGACAATGGCAGTGGTCTTTCTTTCATGGATATGTGATATCTATGGGTTGAAAGTGACATTACCGCAGACAGGCGAAGACATCCGCGTACAAAGCCTGTTAAGTCCGGAAGGAATACGTTGGTGGTTGCGGAACGCTATTAAGAATTTCACGGGCTTTGCTCCGTTGGGTATGGTGATTATCGCTATGTTCGGACTGGGAGTAGCACAACATTCCGGTTTTATTGATGCATGCATCCGCATGGGAGTAGGGAATCGGCAGGAAAAGAGGAAAATCATCTTGTGGGTGATTGTGCTTGGTTTGTTGTCGAATGCCATTGGGGATGGTGGATATATTATTTTATTGCCTATTGCCGCTATGCTGTTCCAGTGGGTGGGACTTCATCCGATTGCAGGGATTGTTACAGCTTATGTCTCTGTTGCGTGCGGGTATAGTGCTAATATTGTATTGAGTACGATGGACCCGTTATTGGCGCATACCACACAAGAGGCGGCACTGGCGCAAACGGGTTATCAGGGGAACACGGAACCTCTTTGTAACTACTTCTTTATGAGTGCTTCAACGGTAGTCATTACAGCTATTGTGTATTGGATTACTCGAAAATGGCTTCTTCCCACGTTAGGAAAGTATGAAGGCAGTGTGAAAGTGGTGGCTTATCATCCTTTGTCTCGCAAAGAGCGGCGTGCCATTATGATTTCCATTGTTGTTGCAGCTGTTTATGTTGCTCTTATTTTGTGGCTCACTTTTTCTTCTTATGGAATTTTGCGAGGGGTGAACGGAGGTTTGATGCATTCGCCTTTTATTGCCGGTATTTTATTCCTACTTTCTTTGGGAGCAGGTATCACGGGGATGGCTTATGGATTCAGTTCCGGACGGTATCGCACCGACAATGATGTGATTGAAGGACTTACGCAGCCAATGAAACTTCTTGGAGTGTATTTCGTTATCGCTTTCTTTGCTGCACAGATGTTTGCCTGTTTTGAATATTCCCATCTGGATAAATGTTTAGCTATCATGGGAGCTGATTTGCTCTCTTCATTTGAACCGGCTCCTTTGTCTGCCCTCATCCTGTTTATTCTATTTACGGCATTGATAAACCTTATTATGGTATCTGCTACCTCCAAATGGGCTTTTATGTCTTTTATCTTTATTCCGATGTTTGCGCAGATGGGAATTGCTCCGGATATAGCACAATGTGCTTTCCGTATCGGAGATAGTTCGACGAATGCCATTACTCCTTTCTTATTTTATATGCCTTTGGTACTGACTTATATGCGGCAGTATGATAAACAGATTACGTATGGCTCATTGCTTAAATATACCTGGAGATATTCATTAGGTATCTTGGTTGCCTGGACATTGATGTTTATTGTCTGGTATTTGTTGAAAATACCGATGGGATTATAG
- a CDS encoding DUF5932 domain-containing protein, giving the protein MEEQKFKVIIVEDVKLELKGTEEIFRHEIPNAEVIGTAMTESEFWPLMEAQLPDLVLLDLGLGGSTTIGVDICRNIFKRYKGVRVLIFTGEILNEKLWVDVLNAGADGIILKTGELLTKTDVQAVMDGKKLVFNYPILEKIVDRFKKSVANDAKRQEAVISYDIDEYDERFLRHLALGYTKEMIANLKGMPFGVKSLEKRQNDLIGRLFPNGERVGVNATRLAVRALELRIIDLDNLEPDEE; this is encoded by the coding sequence ATGGAAGAACAGAAGTTTAAAGTTATTATCGTAGAGGATGTAAAACTGGAGTTGAAAGGAACAGAAGAAATATTCCGCCATGAAATACCGAATGCGGAAGTGATCGGTACGGCAATGACGGAAAGTGAGTTCTGGCCGTTGATGGAGGCGCAGCTTCCCGATTTGGTATTGTTGGACTTAGGACTGGGAGGTTCTACGACCATTGGTGTTGACATTTGCCGGAATATATTCAAACGCTACAAAGGAGTCCGGGTACTGATCTTCACAGGTGAGATTCTGAATGAAAAGTTGTGGGTGGATGTATTGAATGCTGGTGCCGACGGAATTATTCTCAAAACGGGAGAACTACTGACGAAAACAGATGTACAGGCTGTGATGGACGGAAAGAAACTGGTATTCAACTATCCGATTTTGGAAAAGATTGTAGATCGTTTCAAGAAATCTGTAGCCAACGATGCCAAGCGTCAGGAAGCAGTCATCAGTTATGATATTGATGAATACGACGAACGTTTTCTCCGCCATTTGGCATTAGGATATACGAAGGAGATGATTGCTAATCTGAAAGGGATGCCTTTCGGCGTAAAATCATTGGAGAAACGACAGAATGATCTTATCGGACGCCTTTTCCCGAATGGAGAACGGGTGGGAGTGAATGCTACCCGATTGGCAGTACGTGCACTGGAATTGCGTATTATCGACTTGGATAATCTGGAGCCTGACGAAGAATAA